From Malaya genurostris strain Urasoe2022 chromosome 2, Malgen_1.1, whole genome shotgun sequence:
TGAGCTCAGGTTTTTTACAAGAGAAAATAGTCTGACGCACGAGCGTAAAATACACCGAATGAAAGTGAGAATTCAACAGAATATAGATGGCTATGCCGATAAAAGGAAAATAAAGAAGTATCAATGTAGTTACTGTGGCCAACTGTCCCCTACTAGTGATTGTTTGCGGAAACACGAACTTTTACATGGTTCTTCCAGACAGTTACATACATGTACAGTCTGTTCGAGACAGTTTACTGCTCGAAAGAATTTAACACGACACATGATGATCCACACTGGTAAGTGTAATTGTGGTATAACAACAGCTAGAATGCTGCAATAATGAATTGCGCTTGCAGGAGAACTTCCCTATAAGTGTGACTTTTGTGATCGTGCCTTTCGACAGGCTGGTGATCTAAAAGATCACGTTCGAGGACATACTAAAGAAAATCCTTATATATGTACTGTATGTGGCGCTTGTTTCCGCAacggaaaaatattactagttCATAAAAAGAAGCATCATCCCAAATGGGTCACGTGATAAGAAAACAATTTAcgttttattcaatttatagaaaGCACTCCAAAATAATGTGAATATTTCGGATACGATTCATCTATATGATTTATTTTCAGTATTGTTTTATTAAGTTCTCTGTACATCCTTTGGTTTCTGTACAACTAGTAATTTTAATTCAGTTTGACTCTTGAAAATATGAACCCAAAGGAACTATACCAttgttcaaataaaataaacttcaTGAATTCATGCTACCTCGCAAGCTCTTAAAGTTTATATAATTTTTGTTCTGCACTTAAGCTAcacttttatttatcactactttAGAAACACATGAATAGGTCTTCGGAAACCCTTCATCGAGTGGTTTGCCGTTTTCAGTTCAAATGTTTCTCGAAACCCGATTTCATCACCCATCAGATACCCACAAAAGTCTTCCGGTCGGAATTGAATCAACTtgtaattttcataaatttcaggaGTAAGTTTTTTCTTATGTTTATAACTGCTCCAAGGTTGTGCTTCGAGAACAAATATACCTCCGTCCCGAAGTTGCCGAAATACCCGCTTAAATGTTAATTTAACTGCATCGTCTCCAAAATTCAAATGGATCCATTTGGTAACGGAAAGACATAAAATTACGTCAAACTGCGGCTTCTCATTTTCCAAGAGTTTCTCGTCTTGATATACGTAGTTTGCCCGTCGAAACTCTACAGACTTTAAAGAAGTTGCGTCAACATTTTCTAAAAGACACGATTTTAGTTTAGTCGACAGGTGTCGACGTGCGCTACCTAATAACGAATAATGAAATTAATACAATTAAATAATGTTATATGAGTAACTAAAAAATTAGATGGCATAGTAAAATAATAGCACGGTGATAATTTCTTTGTGAAACGTTCATTTTAcatgcaaaattttacaatttttccgcCATTCACGTTTGGCTATGCCACCGATTACATTTGAAATTACCTATCAAATCCCCATCAATATCAATTCCAACTACACTACTTGGCTGACAATGTAATGCAATTAAAATAGTCAGAGATCCGTTATTGCATCCAATATCCAACATATTTTTGCCCACAAACAACTCCTTTTGCTCAATGAATGCTTGCAATCGAACATCATCCATGGGTGTTTTCTGAATGTTTCGATAACCATAATAGCGATCGTAGTTGCCGTAGTTAAATACTTTTTTACGTTTTGCTGTCGCCTGTCGTGGACAGTCGTTTTCCGTAAGTTTACGTTTGTGGGCTTGTTGATCTGCTAAACAGCTTACcgatgaaattttctaaaattttaacgcactaagaaaataaattcttttCTTCTTTCTATTTATTATACTCACGGGTTGCATTGAGCTAATCGACGGCAAATTTTCTAGAGATCCTGTATTATTTCGTATTCCGTTGTCCATATTAATACCAGTTCTTTCACAAGCTTTTCGCGCAATCCAGCGAAAATATCATTATTATATATCCAGCAATGCCGGCTATTCAGAACGCTTTTAATCGTATATGCCACTGTAAACAATCAGTCGTGCACGCAACCCAAAAATTagttaatatttataaaattacACCCAATATTGCCGGCCGGGTAGGAGTTCCCTAATaccacccacattatcgaaatgacggaatgcgtaatgaattcttactcgactgcatgatttttcagtgctcgatcggttcagtgctagaattttcgcctgagttggttgctcgatcaacctgattgacagtgacattataaatgtcattgaatattcgctcattttatgaatgtgttagtgtaaaatttaggcgacataagccatttcattacacgtggttgaaattccatgtcaaattataaagtcGCTAATTtctaactagataaatatatggacttacaattcaattgttgtggataaaaaaatgaaacttcgtcgttgaatattcttgtgagcgcggcaatgacgtattgaatctaccatcctacaaccacaatctattggaataattttgttgtaagaacttcattttattagtgaatacagtttaatacacatttttttatacaaagaatacacattttctatgaaaatatctggcatctctggtcctgTCTGTAAGTCTGTGATCAAATTATCCGCAGATGTGTCTCAATCGCTTATAGTAGCCAATTTCTTGAAAAATGCACAAGGGCGAAACTTcattcgacgacacgacctgccactcgtctaccaaaactgtatcgcaaatttaactacccctcagtaactggtaatgtcaaaacgaaattgatggaaacaattttgaaactggcaacacaagttgataaattattgattttaaataacagttaccataaccttggttactgcttaGTGAAGACTTGAGaattgtaaacaaaacaaatgggAAAACGGGTATTTCtaagtaaaaattaaaattcctCGAGTGAATAATCTCTTTGTGCAGTAAGTTGCAACTACTAACGAGAAATGATGATAGATTAATAGAAATCTATTTGTAGGAATGTCCAACTGATCTAGAAATTATCGGATATACTATCCTGCAAaatcgttttgttttgattggtcACTATAAATATCGTTCTCCCCCAGATAGTTTAATGTATGTATTTGTATGAAATAAACGTTTACTTTATATTCCCTTCTATTCATTGTTTAGAAATACAATGTACAATGTTACAAATTAACGTTCGTGCACCGAGTCGTATACGAACTTTGACTTCACCGGATATTTCAGCGAAGCGCTATCGATTAGGGTTGTGTTGCAGCAAGGTAATgacgtcataattttgaaaaaaacagcTGCACGATTTTAAATAAGCAACACTTTCAAACTCATGGAATGACTATCGTTCAAACTCATGGAATGCCCATCAGAATCGCCAGGCCACTTTGAACTTTTATGGGAAGAAGTTGACCAAAATATGGTAAGCCCAGGAGGGTAATTTTACGCACAGATGGGAACAACctactattttgaagtattaccCTAATCTAACGGAACTGGCATTTAAATACGACATAACAGTTTTTGAACGATAACATTTTTTATTCCGGAGTAGAAAAAAATTATCGTTATTATAAATAATATTGCCAATATTACTAATGTTTCCGCtcaaaatttcaggtgggtaattaccatcCTTCGAAATTTTCGGATGGATAATACTACTCACCGTACCCACCTTTTTGAGGCCCCCTCCCGAGAGGTGTGGAATTTGCGTCTAACTAGCGCCAGTGGTGGAAAGAATGTACAGAATTTATGGAACCATCGTCAAACCGAGACCTATTTTTGATGAGAATCGATAttaattatttgtttttattttacaaatatttatttttactcATTTATTTATTGATAGGAGATCTGTGCTGGACTAAATTATAC
This genomic window contains:
- the LOC131430809 gene encoding 7SK snRNA methylphosphate capping enzyme bin3, whose translation is MDNGIRNNTGSLENLPSISSMQPKISSVSCLADQQAHKRKLTENDCPRQATAKRKKVFNYGNYDRYYGYRNIQKTPMDDVRLQAFIEQKELFVGKNMLDIGCNNGSLTILIALHCQPSSVVGIDIDGDLIGSARRHLSTKLKSCLLENVDATSLKSVEFRRANYVYQDEKLLENEKPQFDVILCLSVTKWIHLNFGDDAVKLTFKRVFRQLRDGGIFVLEAQPWSSYKHKKKLTPEIYENYKLIQFRPEDFCGYLMGDEIGFRETFELKTANHSMKGFRRPIHVFLK